One stretch of Candidatus Baltobacteraceae bacterium DNA includes these proteins:
- the recN gene encoding DNA repair protein RecN — MALRRLTVEDYELIAHAELEPAAGLTAITGETGSGKTMLLAAIDFALGARAATDAVRKGRKRARISLEIEPDARTLAAIAAAGIEIDEDETLAIVRELSEGKTSARVGGVPVSAAQLRTIGREVAEIVGQHEAQRLLVPAQQLEALDRFGGAELLATSTQLRAAHERHASVVAELAGLEAQAGRALADADYATFASREIADAAPETGEEERLRERRDLLVNAERIASALRAAHDALIDGETSASDSLGAAATSLSGVGRYARELEELASAASTLQSETSELSARLARQLESVDVDPAELDSITGRLELLDRLKKKYGGSVGAVLEAKQRFDETTKRFENADEHRASLQRARDDAAIALRDAAAKLTKLRQASAKTCEKKISTELAALAMPSARFEIAFETLEQIGPRGAERCEFMLAANPGEPARSLGRSASGGELSRVMLALTVVLADRSARTAIIFDEIDAGVGGATANAVGARLADLARDLQVVCVTHLAQIAAYADRQVALRKTETKSATLIEIVDLDRDARLEELARMLSGATTGVSLQHARTLLKERKAG, encoded by the coding sequence ATGGCGCTCCGGCGCCTGACCGTCGAAGATTACGAGCTTATCGCGCACGCAGAGCTCGAACCAGCCGCCGGACTGACCGCCATTACGGGCGAGACCGGCAGCGGGAAGACAATGCTGCTCGCCGCGATCGACTTTGCGCTCGGTGCGCGCGCCGCGACCGACGCGGTTCGGAAAGGACGCAAGCGCGCGCGCATTTCGCTCGAGATCGAACCGGACGCACGCACGCTCGCAGCCATTGCCGCCGCCGGCATCGAGATCGACGAGGACGAAACGCTTGCGATCGTGCGCGAACTTTCCGAGGGGAAGACGAGTGCGCGGGTCGGAGGCGTGCCGGTGAGCGCAGCGCAATTGCGCACGATCGGCCGCGAAGTTGCGGAGATCGTCGGCCAGCACGAAGCGCAGCGTCTGCTCGTCCCCGCGCAGCAGCTTGAAGCACTCGATCGGTTCGGCGGCGCGGAATTGCTTGCGACGTCGACGCAGCTGCGTGCGGCGCACGAGCGGCATGCGAGCGTAGTCGCCGAGCTTGCAGGACTCGAGGCGCAAGCCGGTCGCGCGCTCGCCGACGCCGACTATGCGACGTTCGCATCCCGCGAAATCGCCGACGCGGCGCCCGAGACGGGCGAAGAGGAGCGTTTGCGAGAGCGGCGCGATTTGCTCGTCAACGCTGAGCGGATCGCGAGCGCGTTGCGTGCGGCACACGACGCGCTGATTGACGGTGAGACGAGTGCGTCGGACAGCTTGGGCGCCGCTGCGACGTCGTTGTCGGGCGTCGGCCGCTACGCGCGCGAGCTGGAAGAGTTAGCGAGCGCGGCGAGTACGCTGCAGAGCGAGACCTCGGAGTTGTCCGCGCGCCTGGCGCGACAGCTGGAGTCTGTCGACGTCGATCCCGCCGAACTCGATTCGATCACGGGCCGGCTCGAGCTGCTCGATCGTCTCAAGAAAAAATACGGCGGCTCGGTCGGGGCGGTACTCGAAGCGAAGCAGCGCTTCGATGAAACGACCAAGCGTTTCGAGAACGCCGACGAGCATCGCGCGAGCCTGCAACGTGCCCGCGACGACGCGGCGATCGCACTCCGCGACGCTGCGGCGAAGCTCACGAAGCTGCGTCAGGCGTCCGCGAAGACGTGTGAGAAGAAAATCTCGACCGAGCTGGCTGCGCTTGCGATGCCGTCGGCGCGATTCGAGATCGCGTTCGAGACGCTCGAGCAGATTGGACCGCGTGGCGCCGAGCGGTGTGAGTTCATGCTCGCGGCGAATCCGGGTGAACCTGCGCGGTCGCTGGGACGCAGCGCTTCGGGCGGCGAGCTTTCGCGCGTCATGTTGGCGCTCACGGTCGTGCTTGCGGATCGTTCCGCTCGGACGGCGATCATCTTCGACGAAATCGATGCCGGCGTCGGCGGCGCGACCGCAAATGCCGTTGGTGCGCGTCTCGCCGATCTCGCGCGCGATCTGCAGGTCGTGTGCGTGACGCACCTCGCGCAAATCGCCGCTTACGCAGATCGTCAGGTCGCGCTGCGCAAGACTGAAACGAAATCCGCGACGCTCATCGAGATCGTCGACCTCGATCGCGACGCGCGCCTTGAAGAGTTGGCGCGCATGCTCAGCGGCGCCACAACCGGCGTGTCATTGCAGCATGCGCGGACATTGTTGAAAGAACGCAAGGCGGGATAA
- the nusA gene encoding transcription termination factor NusA, with protein sequence MNTEMLSALKEIETERGIGFEMLLEALEAALISAYKRNYGSDANAIVTIDRQSGEYRVYHRRTVVDEVADPKLEVSKKEAAGHYEPGDFFDEEVTPKDFGRIAAQTAKQVIVQRIREAERDTIFNTYSAKLHDIVMGVVQRYEQRNMYVLLDAKHEALLPLSEQVHRENYRINDRIRAYVLDVRKSPKGPLVVLSRAAEGLVQRLLENQVPEIREDVVEIMAIAREAGSRTKVAVHSNRPEVDAVGACLGPKSSRIASVSDELRGEKIDVIRWAPDVSGFIQNALAPAKVIGVELFEDDGVALVIVPDYQLSLAIGREGQNVRLAARLTGWRLDITSETEADTNRARYIAERDERGAVTETVEAEVVAEGEEVVAEGEETVDPELLRRLEEFKREMLQQ encoded by the coding sequence ATGAATACTGAAATGCTCTCGGCTCTCAAAGAGATCGAAACCGAACGCGGTATCGGCTTCGAGATGCTGCTCGAAGCGCTGGAAGCTGCATTGATCTCAGCTTACAAGCGCAACTACGGCAGCGACGCAAACGCGATCGTCACGATCGACCGGCAAAGCGGAGAGTATCGCGTGTATCATCGCCGTACCGTCGTCGATGAGGTTGCCGATCCGAAACTCGAGGTTTCAAAAAAAGAAGCCGCCGGACACTACGAGCCCGGTGATTTCTTCGACGAGGAAGTAACGCCGAAAGATTTCGGCCGCATCGCTGCGCAGACCGCCAAGCAAGTCATCGTGCAGCGCATCCGCGAGGCGGAGCGCGATACGATTTTCAACACGTACAGCGCAAAGCTGCACGACATCGTTATGGGCGTCGTTCAGCGTTACGAACAACGCAATATGTACGTGCTGCTCGACGCCAAGCACGAAGCGCTCTTGCCGCTTTCGGAGCAAGTCCACCGCGAGAATTATCGCATCAACGATCGTATTCGTGCATACGTGCTCGACGTTCGTAAGAGTCCAAAAGGCCCGCTCGTCGTCCTTTCACGTGCGGCCGAGGGTCTTGTGCAGCGATTGCTCGAGAATCAAGTCCCGGAGATCCGCGAAGACGTGGTTGAGATCATGGCGATCGCGCGTGAAGCCGGCAGCCGAACGAAGGTCGCAGTGCACTCGAATCGACCTGAGGTCGATGCAGTCGGCGCGTGCCTCGGTCCGAAGTCAAGTCGCATCGCTTCCGTCTCCGACGAATTGCGCGGCGAGAAGATCGACGTCATTCGCTGGGCGCCCGATGTGAGTGGTTTCATTCAAAATGCGCTTGCACCGGCGAAAGTCATCGGCGTCGAGCTCTTCGAGGATGACGGCGTCGCGCTCGTCATCGTGCCCGATTATCAACTTTCACTTGCGATCGGACGTGAAGGTCAAAATGTACGTCTGGCTGCGCGTCTAACCGGTTGGCGACTCGACATCACATCGGAGACCGAAGCCGACACAAATCGCGCGCGTTATATTGCAGAACGTGACGAGCGCGGCGCGGTTACCGAAACGGTCGAAGCCGAAGTCGTCGCTGAAGGCGAAGAGGTCGTGGCCGAGGGTGAAGAGACCGTCGATCCGGAGCTGCTTCGGCGTCTTGAAGAGTTCAAGCGGGAGATGCTCCAGCAATAG
- the rbfA gene encoding 30S ribosome-binding factor RbfA, which produces MKPERRGRIDHEIQRALAKIIAEEVKDPRLGFVTVTRAEITGDMKYCKVFVSIIGDRHVARQSMDALESGKGFIRGRLGDEIDLRYTPELNFVEDRTTERAIELTHKVDEAAAVSSGKVHE; this is translated from the coding sequence TTGAAGCCTGAACGGCGAGGCCGGATCGATCACGAAATCCAACGAGCCCTCGCAAAGATCATCGCAGAAGAGGTTAAGGATCCGCGCCTTGGTTTCGTGACCGTGACGCGCGCAGAAATCACCGGTGACATGAAGTACTGCAAGGTCTTCGTGTCAATCATCGGCGACCGTCACGTCGCGCGGCAATCGATGGATGCGCTCGAGTCGGGGAAGGGCTTCATTCGCGGCCGCCTCGGCGACGAAATCGATCTGCGCTACACGCCCGAACTGAACTTCGTGGAAGACCGAACGACGGAGCGAGCTATCGAGCTGACGCATAAGGTCGACGAAGCGGCCGCGGTGTCGTCCGGGAAGGTGCACGAATGA
- the infB gene encoding translation initiation factor IF-2: MATVTGKVRIFELAKELGMTSKDLIALFGRLGLEAKNQLSVVDDKIADLLRAQLKAKNAAAAAKPEAIPAPPPAAKPKPAPKAAAAPPPAASGEPVPTLKPVLDTPRRAPAAAAPAPAPPPVASDNGEATEPAAAAAPRPAPPRPAPAAAPAAASEAPIPQLRPVPAGQSSIRPPAPQEQPRPQAAATSAAPGPRVGLPGRPGVAPRPGQPGIPGQGYQARPLTPPRPGAPGTPANRPRPAGNGPFRPLPPGPRPGGPRPGMPLNPAGGGPTPSSGAPGRDGRGAPRDRDDKLSKKDREKEQLLEKARNKKRGSLDAAPATPPAKLEKIEIPDVLTVQELATSMIIPAKDIIKELIKMGTMATINQNIPAETAIAVAKKFGFDAIIKEAGEEVVVEQEEDRPELLTARPPVVTVLGHVDHGKTSLLDKIRQANVAAGEAGGITQRIGAYTVEKNDRKITFIDTPGHEAFTAMRARGAKVTDVAVLVVAADDGVMPQTIEAISHIRAASVPIVVAINKIDKADSNPDQVKTQLTEQGLQPVDWGGKVEMVPVSARNGTGIDQLLETVLLEADILDLKANKNRRAAAVVIESALDRGRGPVATVLVQNGTLRVGDIVVVGGTYGKIRALLDDRGKQVKKAGPSIPVELMGLSDVPSAGDTLMVVSDERVAREAAAKRSNKRRDVRIQTTAGPKITLETFMQMATEGAKTLNLVIKADGQGSVEALRARVESLSTAEVNIRVIYAGVGAITPNDVNLASASNAVLIGFNIRPDEAVKRLASTELVDLRFYQVIYEVENDLKKAMVGMLDPKFREVVLGRAEVREVFKVSKVGTIAGCYVQSGKLTRSAKVRVLRDSAVVFEGELESLRRFKDDVREVQENFECGVQVAKYQDLKAGDVIEAFTSELVAPEMATA, from the coding sequence ATGGCAACGGTTACCGGAAAAGTGCGGATTTTCGAGCTCGCTAAAGAGCTCGGAATGACCTCGAAAGACCTGATCGCCCTCTTCGGGCGCTTGGGGCTCGAGGCGAAAAATCAACTCAGCGTCGTCGACGATAAGATCGCCGATCTGTTACGCGCGCAGCTAAAAGCCAAGAATGCTGCCGCCGCTGCCAAGCCCGAAGCCATCCCCGCGCCCCCGCCGGCTGCGAAGCCTAAGCCGGCGCCCAAAGCCGCCGCAGCCCCACCACCGGCCGCAAGCGGCGAGCCGGTTCCGACCCTGAAGCCCGTACTCGATACGCCGCGTCGCGCTCCAGCCGCGGCAGCCCCCGCGCCGGCACCGCCCCCGGTAGCCAGCGACAATGGCGAGGCCACTGAACCCGCTGCAGCCGCAGCTCCTAGACCCGCGCCGCCGCGTCCAGCGCCGGCTGCCGCTCCAGCCGCCGCATCGGAAGCGCCGATCCCGCAGCTCCGTCCGGTTCCGGCCGGCCAAAGTTCGATTCGCCCGCCCGCTCCCCAGGAGCAACCGCGGCCGCAAGCCGCAGCCACGTCGGCGGCGCCCGGCCCGCGCGTCGGTCTCCCCGGACGTCCCGGCGTTGCGCCGCGTCCCGGTCAACCCGGCATTCCGGGTCAGGGCTATCAAGCACGCCCGCTGACACCACCTCGTCCGGGCGCTCCCGGTACACCCGCCAATCGTCCGCGGCCAGCCGGCAACGGACCCTTCCGTCCGCTTCCGCCGGGACCACGTCCCGGTGGTCCGCGCCCCGGTATGCCGCTCAATCCGGCCGGCGGCGGACCGACGCCGAGCTCAGGTGCACCCGGCCGCGATGGCCGCGGCGCACCGCGCGATCGCGACGACAAACTATCGAAGAAAGATCGCGAGAAAGAGCAGCTGCTCGAAAAAGCGCGCAACAAAAAGCGCGGCTCGCTCGATGCAGCGCCTGCAACACCGCCTGCGAAGCTCGAGAAGATCGAGATTCCGGACGTGCTCACGGTGCAAGAGCTCGCGACATCGATGATCATTCCGGCCAAAGACATCATCAAAGAGCTCATCAAGATGGGCACGATGGCGACGATCAACCAAAACATTCCGGCCGAAACGGCGATCGCCGTCGCGAAGAAATTCGGCTTTGATGCGATCATCAAAGAAGCCGGCGAAGAAGTCGTCGTCGAGCAAGAAGAAGATCGTCCCGAGTTGCTCACGGCGCGTCCGCCGGTCGTCACCGTGCTCGGCCACGTCGATCACGGCAAGACCTCGCTGCTTGATAAAATTCGTCAAGCAAACGTTGCCGCGGGCGAAGCCGGCGGTATCACGCAGCGTATCGGTGCGTACACGGTCGAGAAGAACGATCGCAAGATTACGTTTATCGATACGCCCGGTCACGAAGCGTTCACAGCGATGCGCGCACGCGGTGCAAAAGTTACCGACGTCGCCGTGCTCGTGGTTGCCGCAGATGACGGCGTTATGCCGCAAACGATTGAGGCTATCAGCCACATTCGCGCGGCAAGCGTTCCGATCGTCGTGGCAATCAACAAGATCGATAAGGCCGACTCCAATCCCGATCAGGTGAAGACGCAGCTGACTGAACAAGGCCTGCAACCCGTCGACTGGGGCGGTAAGGTTGAAATGGTACCGGTTTCCGCGCGCAATGGCACGGGCATCGATCAACTGCTCGAGACCGTCTTGCTCGAAGCCGACATTCTCGATCTCAAAGCCAACAAGAACCGCCGTGCTGCGGCGGTCGTCATCGAGTCGGCGCTGGATCGCGGACGTGGTCCGGTTGCAACCGTGCTCGTGCAAAATGGGACGCTGCGCGTCGGCGACATCGTCGTCGTCGGTGGCACCTACGGCAAGATTCGCGCGCTTCTCGACGATCGTGGCAAGCAAGTGAAGAAAGCCGGCCCCTCGATTCCCGTCGAGCTTATGGGCCTCTCGGACGTCCCGTCAGCCGGCGATACGTTGATGGTGGTCTCCGACGAACGTGTCGCACGCGAAGCAGCTGCCAAGCGCAGCAACAAACGTCGCGACGTGCGCATTCAAACGACTGCCGGTCCGAAGATCACGCTCGAAACGTTCATGCAGATGGCAACGGAGGGCGCAAAGACGCTCAACCTCGTCATCAAAGCCGACGGTCAGGGCTCGGTCGAAGCGCTGCGCGCGCGTGTCGAATCGCTTTCAACGGCCGAGGTCAACATTCGCGTGATCTATGCCGGCGTCGGTGCGATCACGCCGAACGACGTCAACCTTGCATCGGCATCCAACGCAGTCTTGATCGGCTTCAACATCCGTCCGGATGAAGCCGTGAAGCGGCTCGCATCGACGGAACTTGTCGATCTGCGCTTCTATCAGGTGATCTACGAAGTGGAAAACGATCTGAAGAAGGCCATGGTCGGCATGCTGGATCCGAAATTCCGCGAGGTCGTCCTTGGCCGTGCGGAAGTTCGCGAAGTCTTCAAGGTCTCGAAGGTCGGTACGATTGCGGGTTGCTACGTGCAGTCCGGCAAGCTGACGCGCAGTGCGAAAGTTCGCGTGCTGCGTGACTCGGCCGTCGTTTTTGAGGGCGAATTGGAATCGCTGCGCCGCTTCAAAGACGACGTGCGCGAAGTTCAAGAGAACTTCGAGTGCGGCGTGCAGGTTGCGAAGTATCAGGATCTCAAGGCCGGCGACGTTATCGAAGCGTTCACGAGTGAGCTCGTGGCGCCGGAGATGGCAACGGCTTGA
- a CDS encoding TlyA family RNA methyltransferase, with amino-acid sequence MAVAERSGVTRSQARSLIMAGRVRVDGRALTKPGTAVSVDASVEVERPRPYVSRGGEKLEAALDAFGIDPTGLHGLDIGASTGGFTDCLLQRGVASVVAVDVGYGQIDLKLRDDSRVTVVERTNFRTLPDDAFPSGFDLIVADASFISLRTILRRAIAYLRDGGKIVALLKPQFEAGRERLGGGGVVRDPQTHRDILREFRDAAPDLGLGVVAAIVSPLRGPAGNVEFLLELKRGENLLADGDIERLVEEAHG; translated from the coding sequence ATGGCAGTCGCCGAGCGGAGCGGTGTGACGCGCTCGCAAGCGCGCAGTCTCATCATGGCCGGACGCGTGCGCGTCGACGGACGAGCGCTGACGAAGCCGGGCACTGCCGTCTCGGTCGACGCGTCAGTCGAGGTGGAACGTCCCCGTCCCTACGTCAGTCGCGGCGGCGAAAAGCTCGAAGCTGCGCTGGATGCGTTCGGAATCGATCCCACAGGTCTTCACGGGCTCGACATCGGCGCATCGACGGGTGGCTTTACCGATTGTCTTTTGCAGCGCGGTGTTGCGAGCGTCGTAGCCGTCGACGTCGGCTATGGCCAGATTGACTTGAAGCTGCGCGACGATTCGCGCGTGACGGTAGTCGAGCGCACCAACTTTCGAACGTTGCCGGATGATGCTTTTCCGAGCGGTTTCGATTTGATCGTCGCCGATGCGTCGTTCATTTCGCTACGGACGATCTTGCGTCGCGCGATTGCGTATCTGCGTGATGGCGGTAAGATCGTTGCGCTGCTCAAGCCGCAATTTGAAGCCGGGCGCGAGCGGCTTGGAGGCGGCGGTGTTGTGCGCGATCCGCAAACGCACCGCGACATCCTGCGCGAGTTTAGGGATGCTGCGCCGGATTTGGGACTCGGCGTCGTCGCGGCAATCGTCTCGCCGCTGCGCGGCCCGGCCGGGAACGTCGAATTCCTACTGGAGCTCAAGCGCGGAGAAAATCTGCTCGCCGACGGCGATATCGAGCGGCTCGTCGAAGAGGCGCACGGTTGA
- a CDS encoding bifunctional oligoribonuclease/PAP phosphatase NrnA: MSETLLRNSTTEEVVAELKRRTHFVMVSHVKPDGDTLGAGIALGLALKSLGKHVTYFQEGEVPRNLRFLPDVDLVTNKLPEDLPADALFVFGDMSSPSRGGDSLPKLKRENILDIDHHLGNEHFGKFNYVVEDECSTGTCVLRLLKQLGAQITPEIATSLLTTIMTDTGGFMHSNTTAEVLRTSAWLVDMGADKERVTDEIFANKRFEAQKLLGAVLSRAVLDDAGRYCWAVIDQQLIDELGADYEDTEDIVNQLRAVEGVEVAALFKDFDGAVRVSLRSSGRVNVQAAAGRLGGGGHFRASGLTYPGNIKEAIAGVHSALYAEGL, translated from the coding sequence ATGAGCGAGACGCTGCTGCGGAACTCGACAACGGAAGAAGTCGTTGCGGAGCTCAAGCGCCGCACGCATTTCGTGATGGTTTCGCACGTGAAGCCGGACGGCGACACGCTGGGTGCCGGCATTGCACTCGGGCTTGCGCTCAAGAGTCTCGGCAAGCACGTCACGTATTTTCAGGAAGGCGAGGTTCCACGCAATCTGCGTTTCCTTCCCGACGTAGACTTGGTGACGAATAAGCTGCCGGAGGATCTGCCCGCGGATGCGCTGTTCGTCTTTGGCGACATGAGCAGTCCGTCGCGTGGTGGTGACTCGCTTCCAAAACTCAAGCGCGAGAACATCTTAGACATCGATCATCATCTCGGCAACGAGCATTTCGGAAAATTCAACTACGTGGTGGAGGACGAGTGCTCGACGGGAACGTGCGTGCTGCGTCTTCTCAAGCAGCTCGGCGCGCAAATCACGCCCGAGATCGCCACGAGCCTGTTGACGACGATCATGACCGACACCGGCGGTTTCATGCACAGCAACACCACGGCCGAAGTTCTGCGGACGTCGGCGTGGCTCGTCGATATGGGCGCCGACAAAGAACGCGTCACCGACGAAATTTTCGCCAACAAGCGGTTTGAAGCGCAGAAGTTGCTCGGTGCGGTGCTTTCGCGCGCAGTGCTCGACGACGCAGGGCGTTACTGTTGGGCCGTGATCGATCAGCAGTTGATCGACGAGCTCGGCGCCGACTACGAAGACACCGAAGACATCGTCAATCAATTGCGGGCGGTCGAAGGCGTTGAAGTCGCCGCGCTGTTCAAGGATTTCGACGGCGCCGTGCGCGTGAGCTTACGCAGCAGCGGCCGCGTCAACGTGCAAGCAGCGGCAGGGCGTCTTGGCGGCGGAGGCCATTTCCGCGCTTCGGGTCTTACGTATCCCGGTAACATAAAAGAGGCGATCGCTGGAGTGCATTCAGCCCTCTATGCAGAGGGTCTCTAA
- the pyk gene encoding pyruvate kinase has translation MGNVNREGKRTKIVATIGPSSRDPQMLRSMFLAGVNVVRLNFSHGTHEEHGAVIDDVRRIANELDIIVAVLQDLPGPKVRTGPLDGQATVHLESGAPFTLTTRQMQGTPSCVSVNYANLPNDVDAGRSIYLQDGTIALRIDEVTSDEVRTHVEVGGDLRPSQGINYPDGTLQIESVTDRDLEHLAYGLSKDVDWVGVSFVRSAEDLLRVKAFIHERNHDTPVMAKIEKHEALEHIAEIIDVADGIMVARGDLGIEVPLETVPMIQKHLIERANRASKPVVTATQMLESMITNARPTRAEANDVANAILDGTDAVMLSGETARGKYPLEAVKVMATIASEIEKDYPHAEMKARRLEYHDGSIATTVAQAAALCTEDLSLRSAVTGTTTGNTARHISSFRPTARIYAITPRREVARRLAVVWGVEALVVQSYKMFETMLELAEARLLSEGIAERGEVIVVTSGMPVGEGGTNVVKLHRIE, from the coding sequence ATGGGAAATGTCAACCGAGAAGGCAAGCGAACGAAGATCGTCGCGACGATTGGGCCGTCATCGCGCGATCCGCAGATGCTGCGATCGATGTTTCTCGCCGGTGTCAACGTCGTGCGTTTGAACTTCTCGCACGGTACGCACGAAGAGCACGGCGCGGTGATCGACGACGTGCGCCGTATTGCGAACGAGCTCGACATCATCGTCGCCGTGCTGCAAGATCTTCCCGGACCCAAAGTGCGAACCGGCCCCCTCGATGGACAAGCTACCGTTCATCTCGAGAGTGGCGCACCCTTTACGCTCACGACGCGACAAATGCAAGGCACGCCGTCGTGCGTCTCGGTGAACTACGCAAACCTGCCGAACGACGTCGACGCCGGCCGGTCGATCTACTTGCAAGACGGCACGATCGCGCTGCGCATCGACGAGGTCACTTCGGACGAAGTACGTACGCACGTCGAAGTAGGCGGCGATCTGCGTCCTTCGCAAGGCATAAATTATCCAGACGGCACCTTACAAATCGAATCCGTCACGGATCGCGACCTCGAACACTTGGCGTACGGTCTCTCGAAGGACGTCGACTGGGTCGGCGTCTCGTTCGTGCGTTCGGCCGAGGATCTCTTACGCGTGAAGGCCTTCATTCACGAACGCAACCACGACACTCCGGTGATGGCGAAAATCGAGAAGCACGAAGCGCTCGAGCACATCGCGGAGATCATCGACGTCGCCGACGGCATCATGGTCGCGCGCGGCGACTTAGGCATCGAAGTTCCTCTTGAAACGGTGCCGATGATTCAAAAGCATTTGATCGAACGCGCAAACCGCGCAAGCAAACCCGTCGTCACGGCGACACAGATGCTCGAATCGATGATCACGAATGCGCGTCCGACGCGTGCCGAGGCGAACGACGTTGCAAATGCAATTCTCGACGGCACCGATGCCGTAATGTTGTCCGGCGAAACGGCGCGTGGAAAATATCCTCTCGAAGCGGTCAAAGTCATGGCAACGATTGCCAGCGAAATCGAGAAAGATTATCCGCACGCTGAAATGAAAGCGCGGCGCCTTGAATACCACGACGGCTCGATCGCGACCACCGTCGCACAGGCAGCGGCGCTGTGCACCGAGGACCTGAGCCTTCGCTCGGCGGTCACCGGTACGACGACCGGCAACACGGCGCGGCACATCTCGTCATTCCGGCCGACCGCACGAATTTACGCGATCACCCCCCGGCGCGAAGTCGCGCGCCGGCTCGCGGTCGTCTGGGGCGTCGAAGCCCTGGTCGTTCAGAGCTACAAGATGTTCGAAACGATGCTCGAGCTCGCCGAAGCGCGCCTGCTCTCCGAGGGGATCGCCGAACGCGGCGAAGTCATCGTCGTCACGAGCGGCATGCCCGTCGGCGAAGGCGGCACCAACGTCGTCAAACTCCACCGGATCGAGTAA
- a CDS encoding NAD(+)/NADH kinase, translated as MAHTVAFYIDLTQESARRVATEATSGARDAGYNVALCDGQDATLRLADKGTRVEDADYMVAIGGDGTLLRAARIAYPFDIPLLGINTGRLGFLTELELDGDGRMRTDLKRVLEDRSELVIEERAALEAQLPDGKTHVALNDVVVHKGDASRIDTFSLSLDGEHVADLPSDGVVVSTATGSTAYFLSAGGPIISPQVDAFGIAALLPHTLFARPLIVPTNSTIEICVDSESIHANLEADGEMVANLSPRDRVIIRRAAKPVRFAHRGKQRYFSRLEQKLRWGVSIRGTSR; from the coding sequence ATGGCGCACACCGTCGCGTTCTATATCGATCTCACGCAAGAAAGTGCCCGGCGCGTTGCCACCGAGGCGACGAGCGGTGCGCGCGATGCCGGCTACAACGTTGCGCTCTGCGACGGTCAAGACGCGACGCTGCGTCTCGCCGACAAAGGGACGCGTGTCGAGGATGCGGACTACATGGTCGCTATCGGCGGCGACGGTACGTTGCTGCGGGCCGCGCGAATTGCATACCCGTTCGACATTCCCTTACTCGGCATCAACACCGGCCGGCTTGGTTTTCTAACCGAGCTCGAGCTGGACGGCGACGGCCGCATGCGCACCGACCTCAAGCGCGTGCTCGAGGACAGATCGGAGCTTGTCATCGAGGAACGTGCCGCGCTCGAAGCGCAGCTTCCGGACGGCAAAACGCATGTTGCGCTGAACGACGTCGTCGTTCACAAGGGCGACGCCTCACGCATCGATACGTTCAGCCTCTCGCTTGACGGAGAGCATGTCGCCGATCTTCCATCCGACGGTGTCGTCGTCTCAACGGCGACGGGCTCGACGGCATATTTCCTCTCAGCTGGCGGTCCGATCATTTCGCCGCAAGTCGATGCATTCGGAATCGCAGCGCTCTTGCCTCACACGCTCTTTGCGCGTCCGCTGATCGTTCCGACGAATTCGACGATCGAGATCTGCGTCGATTCGGAAAGCATTCACGCCAATCTCGAAGCCGATGGCGAGATGGTCGCGAATCTCTCGCCGCGCGATCGCGTCATCATCCGGCGCGCCGCGAAGCCGGTACGTTTCGCGCATCGCGGAAAGCAGCGCTACTTCTCCCGCCTCGAACAGAAATTGCGTTGGGGCGTTTCGATTCGAGGAACATCGCGCTAA